From one Dermacentor variabilis isolate Ectoservices chromosome 3, ASM5094787v1, whole genome shotgun sequence genomic stretch:
- the LOC142574496 gene encoding uncharacterized protein LOC142574496 has translation MSAKASSEERPGVSTRWQTSLCFDILGSTTRVVPAPRVHCQTGRARLPLQRPTVPEELAQRESATVQKDAAAAAAAAASEPEIPQNYDAAASNFNSLEELESVETSAPLPLEDIGDLHCEEAVDFEHATSEFVIGSRRDDGKVYAGSGFWLDQKAWDCLFSASTDSMFCRSAATVLWTADQLKTRSVTGTLSNKARSLGYTEAKPPLTPEKISSLKAMFAIYMGDVTKEVADKRMKMVRKHLSQKLGDVQRR, from the exons atgtctgccaaggcatctagcgAGGAGCGGCCAGGTGTGAGCACGCGCTGGCAAAC CAGTTTGTGTTTTGATATTCTAGGGTCCACAACCCGTGTTGTGCCAGCACCAAGGGTGCACTGTCAGACGG GACGTGCAAGACTCCCACTTCAGAGGCCCACCGTCCCAGAGGAGTTGGCCCAGAGAG AATCTGCAACTGTCCAaaaggatgctgctgctgctgctgctgctgctgcttcagaACCTGAGATTCCTCAGAACTACGATGCTGCAGCATCAAATTTTAACAGCTTAGAAGAGTTGG AGTCTGTGGAAACCTCTGCACCATTACCATTGGAAGATATAG GCGATCTTCATTGTGAGGAGGCTGTAGATTTTGAGCACGCCACCTCAGAGTTCGTGATAGGCTCCAGAAGAGATGACGGAAAG GTTTATGCAGGCAGTGGCTTCTGGTTGGACCAGAAAGCCTGGGACTGCTTGTTTAGTGCCTCCACGGACTCGATGTTCTGTAGAAGCGCTGCTACTGTGTTGTGGACTGCAGACCAGTTAAAGACGAGGAGTGTCACAGGTACACTTTCAAACAAAGCACGTTCGCTGGGCTACACCGAGGCAAAGCCGCCACTCACGCCAGAAAAAATCTCGTCTCTAAAGG CGATGTTTGCCATCTACATGGGCGACGTGACAAAGGAGGTGGCGGACAAGCGAATGAAAATGGTCCGCAAGCATTTGTCACAAAAGCTTGGTGACGTGCAGCGGCGCTGA
- the LOC142574495 gene encoding uncharacterized protein LOC142574495 translates to MFAFVQYEFDGKTAVVKHCAISDFKPKNVADFQPTKPYSVYWPGDDNTDGDFYEARILHLTESMEEMQAYMEKRPRKVLVDLPKGRKRSKEKVEQSQKKLRTQVRERSELQLADEVLQDDESDFVPRSAYAALQLQLQAVQNELDSLRAQFTENAQVVSSAQQVPEDQGSALPRGTCICAEEHYKELNEEVRQLRARNMELQKTLCYKLFQSESRVVYATSFDVSVRAQPDPVTPSNIGGFVLKQLD, encoded by the exons ATGTTTGCGTTCGTGCAATACGAGTTCGATGGCAAGACGGCTGTCGTCAAGCACTGCGCCATAAGCGACTTCAAGCCCAAGAACGTTGCCGATTTCCAGCCAACCAAACCTTACAGCGTTTACTGGCCTGGAGACGACAACACAGACGGCGACTTCTATGAAGCGCGAATCCTGCATCTCACTG AATCGATGGAGGAGATGCAGGCCTACATGGAGAAGCGCCCCAGGAAGGTTTTGGTGGACTTGCCAAAAGGGCGAAAAAGGAGCAAAGAAAAG GTGGAGCAGTCCCAAAAGAAGTTAAGGACTCAAGTACGCGAGAGGTCGGAGCTGCAGCTGGCGGACGAAGTCCTGCAGGACGATGAGTCTGACTTTGTCCCGAGGAGTGCATATGCAGCTTTACAGCTGCAGCTGCAAGCTGTGCAAAATGAGCTGGACAGCTTGCGCGCCCAGTTCACTGAAAATGCTCAAGTAGTCTCCTCGGCGCAGCAGGTTCCTGAGGATCAAGGCAGTGCCTTGCCAAGAGGCACTTGCATATGTGCCGAGGAGCACTACAAGGAGCTGAATGAAGAAGTGCGGCAGCTTCGTGCCAGGAACATGGAGCTGCAAAAGACACTCTGTTACAAGCTTTTTCAAAGTG AAAGCAGAGTTGTCTATGCCACATCGTTCGATGTGTCAGTACGGGCGCAGCCGGACCCTGTCACCCCTTCGAACATTGGAG GCTTTGTCCTGAAACAGCTTGACTGA